One window of the Penaeus monodon isolate SGIC_2016 chromosome 1, NSTDA_Pmon_1, whole genome shotgun sequence genome contains the following:
- the LOC119576981 gene encoding uncharacterized protein LOC119576981, translated as MDDSYDHMHLFVLVHEIYHQIKLTVGALVPLCAVRVVQHAEIMVYELPEVNITDCNSHNQCKNRCTNEGYVTLFQFNEMTNNMDLWSTVNGETVGHYICQNLYGNFIFFIHNSYVHAYYEMCGGPWEYANLDSQQMLCCNVGQPSTCSAV; from the exons ATGGATGATTCCTATGATCAcatgcatttatttgttttagtgcATGAAATATATCATCAGATCAAG CTCACAGTCGGAGCCTTGGTGCCGCTGTGCGCTGTTCGTGTCGTCCAACACGCAGAGATCATGGTCTACGAGCTGCCCGAAGTCAACATCACCGATTGCAACAGCCACAACCAGTGCAAGAACCGCTGCACAAATGAAG GCTATGTTACCCTCTTTCAGTTCAACGAAATGACCAACAATATGGACTTGTGGTCTACCGTGAACGGTGAGACTGTCGGTCATTACATCTGCCAGAATCTGTACGGaaacttcatcttcttcatccacAACTCCTAC GTCCACGCTTACTACGAGATGTGCGGAGGACCCTGGGAGTACGCCAACCTCGACTCCCAGCAGATGCTGTGTTGCAACGTTGGCCAGCCGAGCACTTGCTCAGCCGTTTAA